A genomic stretch from Oxyura jamaicensis isolate SHBP4307 breed ruddy duck chromosome 25 unlocalized genomic scaffold, BPBGC_Ojam_1.0 oxy25_random_OJ72675, whole genome shotgun sequence includes:
- the LOC118158311 gene encoding LOW QUALITY PROTEIN: HCLS1-associated protein X-1-like (The sequence of the model RefSeq protein was modified relative to this genomic sequence to represent the inferred CDS: deleted 2 bases in 1 codon) codes for MNFYDAFRGFFGLPGGRRPREPLFGGAPRDEDDDGDEDAEGPPGPPPPSDGFGFGFGPSGALEELLRDAGELLGVFGGAWAGFPPAIGGNGTGAGLGGGWVGFGGAPRLGFTPTLAPGCPAEPPLPRPGPGRPLRDSMLKHPDGPEDARDPVRPWSLLPGLEDAPPAPPERREDRDLDSQVSSAGLGTILRPDEPQPRSYFKSVSVTKVTLPDGAVEERRTVQDSHGRRETTVTLRRGDQTFVTTTKEDGQGKDYREELLNVDDRDLAQFAGTWPQQDELHAPTLSDPSSVLGTFFRRWFSGW; via the exons ATGAACTTTTACGACGCCTTCCGCGGCTTCTTCGGGCTCCCGGGGGGCCGCAG GCCCCGGGAGCCGCTGTTCGGCGGAGCGCCGCGGGACGAGGATGACGACGGGGACGAGGACGCCGAGGGCCCCcccgggccgccgccgccctccgATGGCTTCGGCTTCGGCTTCGGCCCCAGCGGCGCCCTCGAGGAGCTGCTCCGGGACGCGGGCGAGCTCCTGGGCGTCTTCGGGGGAGCCTGGGCCGGGTTTCCCCCGGCCATAGGTGGGAACGGGACCGGGGCTGGGCTcgggggtgggtgggtgggatTCGGCGGAGCCCCGAGGCTCGGCTTCACCCCCACCCTTGCCCCCGGTTGT CCCgcagagccccccctgccccgtCCCGGCCCCGGGCGGCCGCTGCGCGACTCGATGCTGAAGCACCCGGACGGCCCCGAGGATGCCCGAGACCCTGTCCGGCCCTGGAGCCTCCTCCCGGGG CTGGAGGATgctcccccggcccctccgGAGCGCAGGGAGGACCGAG ATCTGGACTCGCAGGTGTCCTCGGCGGGGCTGGGCACCATCCTGAGGCCCGacgagccccagccccgctcctaCTTCAAGAGCGTCTCCGTCACCAAAGTGACGCTGCCTGACGGG GCGGTGGAGGAGCGCCGCACCGTGCAGGACAGCCACGGCCGCCGCGAGACGACCGTCACCCTCCGGAGGGGCGACCAGACCTTCGTCACCACCACCAAGGAGGACGGGCAGGGCAAGGACTACCGCGAGGAGCTGCTCAACGTGGATGACC GGGACCTGGCGCAGTTCGCAGGCACGTGGCCGCAGCAGGACGAGCTCCACGCTCCCACCCTGAGCGACCCCTCGTCCGTGCTGGGCACCTTCTTCCGCCGCTGGTTCTCCGGCTGGTAG